Proteins from a single region of Styela clava chromosome 1, kaStyClav1.hap1.2, whole genome shotgun sequence:
- the LOC120340409 gene encoding uncharacterized protein LOC120340409 gives MRIKLKVVFILILIIVFKFDSFKCLKHWLSNKIPDRDGNCLCNKWVYLSSDIKWKTHEFKEKNRFNSAKSCRYAIQLNRTKCVSTKLQASGQNVDVKKHCKKGHVRINRSFYLPRNRCHAGFQNFQITENCDKCEDEYKRTFSLCYSRLSENKKNRVHYCKVNWTNCETSQCNSKPHFWWSLVKLSDDCGAKCTDGLSIGMITSVRKCVALQNNSDIASGVSCLPGEVGKERKFKCPLLPNCNDAIPTNEIKFHVATSDALPTSTGIPNQENDDCNLSTTSSNKNIEKNQTNTNMGITMIFTSTFNNIISDEVTFTAPEEDTNPETEVILVTSSSWSSFVVAMTIIGIILLLVVICLASAVCYIVFCQNKKNVTNIYEVVRRSRNSLERGYERFSAFIRGQNQCIDSTKPGPSQTVPMEAVTPITLHMNDKVVVDNDEDAEYWTICDVNGEGVTSFLRDDAINHNIPLEMRKTTAQYDPPKIISKLSGSLSHGGISNKAKNPLVPPTGDSMRSSSEKELKKRVSCPGYDWKTKARLSAFLDDEPSHSKSCDGDKQSFDDIINEISTLRRDLSFITSRTKSEFLPKEESALHTMYADRSSSSDESVNLYTSVSLANSQQEPIPMYSPRLSITESPFKKILPPKSPIVPSQVCNVTSLTQKSPAISVLHPRERRFGLIRGREDHNLGKIVIDTTKAKPEHINTEARIARPHHSSFDPYYK, from the exons ATGAGAATCAAACTTAAAGTGGTGTTTATACTGATTCtaataattgtatttaaatttgatagTTTTAAATGTCTGAAGCACTGGCTATCAAACAAGATTCCAGATAGAGATGGGAACTGCTTATGCAATAAATGGGTGTACTTGTCGTCAGACATAAAATGGAAAACGCATGAATTCAAAGAAAAGAACCGATTTAATTCTGCAAAATCTTGCCGATATGCAATACAACTCAATCGGACTAAATGCGTTTCTACAAAACTGCAAGCATCAGGGCAGAATGTAGACGTTAAAAAACATTGCAAGAAGGGTCATGTCAGGATTAACAGATCATTTTACCTTCCACGAAATCGATGTCACGCCGGATTTCAAAACTTCCAAATAACTGAAAATTGTGACAAGTGCGAGGATGAATACAAAAGAACGTTTTCTTTGTGTTATTCAAGACTGAGTGAGAACAAAAAGAACAGGGTTCACTACTGTAAAGTGAATTGGACAAATTGTGAAACGTCACAATGTAACTCTAAACCCCACTTCTGGTGGTCATTGGTAAAACTTTCTGATGACTGCGGTGCCAAATGTACTGATGGGCTTTCAATAGGTATGATAACATCGGTAAGAAAATGTGTGGCATTGCAGAATAACAGTGACATCGCATCAGGTGTTAGTTGTTTACCTGGCGAAGTAGGAAAAGAACGAAAATTTAAATGTCCGTTGTTGCCTAACTGCAACGACGCTATTCCCACAAATGAAATTAAGTTTCACGTTGCCACGTCCGACGCGCTTCCTACGTCCACCGGAATTCCAAATCAAGAAAATGATGATTGCAACTTATCAACCACatcatcaaataaaaacattgaaaaaaaccAAACGAATACTAACATGGGTATTACCATGATATTCACTTCgacttttaataatattatctcAGACGAAGTAACCTTTACTGCTCCTGAAGAGGATACTAATCCAGAAACAGAAGTCATCCTAGTGACGTCATCATCGTGGAGTTCCTTTGTCGTTGCCATGACAATCATCGGAATTATACTTCTTCTAGTTGTGATATGCCTCGCGTCAGCTGTTTGTTATATTGTGTTTTGTCAAAACAAAAAGAATGTGACAAATATCTACGAAGTAGTAAGAAGATCTAGAAATTCTTTAGAAAGAG GCTACGAGAGGTTTAGCGCATTTATTCGCGGTCAGAACCAATGTATCGATTCTACTAAGCCAGGCCCATCTCAAACAGTGCCGATGGAAGCAGTAACGCCg ATTACACTACATATGAATGACAAAGTAGTGGTTGATAATGATGAAGATGCTGAATATTGGACGATCTGTGACGTAAATGGCGAAGGAGTGACGTCATTTCTTCGTGATGACGCCATCAATCATAACATACCATTGGAAATGAGGAAAACGACGGCGCAGTATGATCCAccgaaaataatttcaaaactttctggTTCACTAAGCCATGGCGGAATCTCAAACAAAGCAAAAAATCCCTTAGTGCCACCTACAGGAGATAGTATGCGCAGTTCAAGTGAAA aagaGCTGAAAAAAAGAGTAAGTTGTCCGGGATATGATTGGAAAACAAAAGCTCGACTATCTGCTTTCCTTGATGATGAGCCTTCGCACTCCAAAAGTTGCGACGGTGACAAACAATCgtttgatgacatcatcaatGAAATATCGACATTGCGTCGTGATTTGTCATTTATTACTTCACGAACCAAGTCAGAATTTTTGCCTAAAGAAGAAAGTGCGTTACATACTATGTATGCCGACAGATCATCTTCGTCAGACGAGTCAGTGAACCTATACACTTCAGTTTCCCTAGCAAACTCGCAACAAGAGCCGATACCAATGTATTCTCCACGTTTATCAATAACTGAATCTCCTTTTAAAAAGATTTTGCCGCCTAAAAGTCCTATTGTGCCGTCACAGGTGTGCAACGTAACGTCATTAACTCAAAAATCGCCTGCTATAAGTGTGTTGCACCCTAGAGAAAGAAGATTCGGTCTGATAAGAGGAAGAGAGGATCATAACTTGGGGAAAATTGTGATAGACACGACTAAAGCCAAACCAGAACATATAAACACCGAAGCCAGGATTGCTAGACCCCATCATTCGTCGTTTGAtccatattataaataa
- the LOC120325439 gene encoding uncharacterized protein LOC120325439 isoform X1: MEDFMEKNRLKPEKICLQSKADLNRKLNGLFNAFKQENKNKQRNLQQKQEEIVRESLVVYNKEMNQACESLPDESQLEEKHKEAEELAIDKISQVKVDETIRDNSMTVLSTMIEERYLHYKKTAADKKKWAGSKCEEYMARIKRTFERAVESNTGEHSCSAADLKNYFFKAQKKAENAFQNMQIATSMKKLCAENMENAIEDWKEDLTNTNKEAEVELKALCKDKIGRCLEHYNTLIKRIGQNIVEEEDLTPHHDRAMETTVKRYDREELVGNKEIVQTHKEQLEENIKSDWEDFKQQRSDFLEKKKNEGEECVSEAQTLYNEEMKKVIGVRTYNIDALKGFHDDASDRAKSKIKALKFPKVVQTECFDKLQQLIKTDFSKWEQQNEDLKVDRKRSLEKYVQLECVNAYKQKMKELCGTLYCREDTMVSHHGTAIKHAKVKFDSYDTLPEKYLPNENVVQACLDTLKELCDDEKKIFDGVNTQHKVKCEQMANEKMDEAAAEYNTFMEIKTKYGMDERALRTCHNSCKQKTKRWIENKKSSLTEDVQQLVEEKFEEKMMNIFEEIKNNNQDKINQMNAVLAKTKLEAIEQYKNKMKEKLANTCFHSDSDFSNAHSGIRDMAHGLEMNDSVVDKLSSQFMKFQTERDNDIELARKLFIIEHTSLMSERKVKYQEVINKYAGFYRGKVNKSKKEAKENIWLAFNIKKKMKADHALNKKEAESNAVSKFPPAGCPSCSWCENSAKTDLSSRIDNLYTKEYDSL, encoded by the exons ATGGAAGATTTTATGGAAAAAAATCGTTTAAAACCAGAAAAAATCTGTCTGCAGTCTAAAGCAGATCTAAATAGAAAGTTGAATGGCTTATTCAACGCGTTCAAgcaagaaaacaaaaacaaacaa AGAAATCTTCAACAAAAGCAAGAAGAAATTGTTCGTGAAAGCCTGGTTGTCTACAACAAAGAAATGAATCAG gcATGCGAAAGTCTGCCCGATGAGTCTCAACTCGAAGAAAAGCACAAAGAAGCTGAAGAACTTGCCATCGACAAAATTTCACAAGTTAAAGTGGATGAAACTATTCGAGACAATTCAATGACTGTACTATCGACAATGATCGAAGAGCGTTATTTGCACTACAAGAAGACGGCAGCCGACAAAAAG aaATGGGCTGGCAGCAAGTGTGAAGAATACATGGCCAGGATAAAAAGGACTTTCGAGCGCGCAGTGGAATCG aACACCGGTGAACATTCTTGTTCTGCCGCAGATCTGAAGAACTATTTTTTTAAAGCTCAAAAAAAGGCGGAAAATGCTTTTCAGAACATGCAAATAGCTACATCCATGAAAAAATTGTGTGCAGAGAATATGGAAAACGCAATTGAAGATTGGAAGGAAGATTTAACAAACACAAACAAAGAAGCAGAG GTCGAGTTGAAAGCACTTTGCAAAGATAAAATTGGCCGGTGTTTGGAGCATTACAATACGCTCATCAAACGG aTTGGACAAAACATCGTAGAAGAAGAAGATCTCACTCCTCATCACGATAGAGCAATGGAGACAACTGTGAAACGTTACGATCGAGAGGAACTTGTTGGAAACAAAGAAATTGTACAAACACACAAAGAACAGTTGGAGGAAAACATAAAGTCCGACTGGGAGGATTTTAAACAGCAGCGCAGCGATTTTCTG gaaaagaaaaaaaatgaaggaGAAGAATGTGTTTCGGAGGCGCAAACGTTGtataatgaagaaatgaaaaag gttattggtgttagaACGTATAACATCGACGCATTAAAAGGGTTTCACGATGATGCATCTGATAGAGCTAAATCCAAAATCAAAGCATTAAAGTTCCCAAAAGTTGTTCAAACTGAATGCTTCGACAAATTGCAACAATTAATAAAAACCGATTTCTCAAAGTGGGAGCAACAAAATGAAGATTTGAAG GTCGACAGAAAACGAAGTTTGGAAAAATATGTCCAGTTGGAGTGTGTTAATGCATACAAACAGAAAATGAAAGAG CTTTGTGGTACACTTTATTGCCGTGAAGATACGATGGTCTCGCACCATGGAACAGCTATCAAACATGCAAAAGTGAAGTTTGATTCTTACGACACACTTCCCGAGAAGTATCTTCCTAATGAAAATGTAGTCCAAGCCTGCCTAGATACACTGAAGGAACTTTGCGATGatgaaaaaaagatttttgacGGAGTTAACACACAACACAAA GTTAAATGCGAACAGATGGCAAATGAGAAGATGGATGAAGCGGCAGCAGAATACAACACGTTTATGGAAATA aaaacaaaatacggAATGGACGAAAGGGCTCTGAGGACTTGCCACAATAGCtgcaaacaaaaaacaaaacgatGGATAGAAAACAAAAAGTCGTCATTAACGGAGGATGTTCAGCAGCTCGTTGAAGAAAAATTCGAAGAAAAAATGATGAATATATTTGAggaaattaaaaacaataaccaagacaaaata AATCAAATGAACGCGGTTCTCGCAAAAACAAAGTTAGAAGCAATTGAacagtataaaaataaaatgaaagaa AAGCTTGCAAACACGTGCTTTCACTCGGATTCCGATTTCAGCAACGCTCACTCTGGCATAAGAGATATGGCACACGGGCTCGAAATGAACGATTCTGTTGTGGACAAACTTTCAAGCCAGTTTATGAAATTCCAAACCGAAAGAGATAACGATATAGAACTAGCTCGCAAGTTATTTATCATCGAACATACTTCCTTGATG AGTGAACGCAAAGTAAAGTATCAAGAAGTGATCAACAAGTATGCTGGATTTTACAGAGGAAAAGTCAACAAA TCAAAAAAAGAAGCCAAGGAGAATATTTGGTTggcatttaatataaaaaagaaaatgaaggCCGACCACGCTCTCAATAAAAAAGAAGCAGAAAGTAACGCTGTCTCGAAGTTTCCGCCGGCAGGCTGTCCATCTTGTTCTTGGTGTGAGAACTCAGCAAAAACAGATCTGAGTTCAAGAATTGACAATCTTTACACAAAAGAGTACGACAGTCTTTAA
- the LOC120325439 gene encoding uncharacterized protein LOC120325439 isoform X2, whose translation MEDFMEKNRLKPEKICLQSKADLNRKLNGLFNAFKQENKNKQRNLQQKQEEIVRESLVVYNKEMNQACESLPDESQLEEKHKEAEELAIDKISQVKVDETIRDNSMTVLSTMIEERYLHYKKTAADKKKWAGSKCEEYMARIKRTFERAVESNTGEHSCSAADLKNYFFKAQKKAENAFQNMQIATSMKKLCAENMENAIEDWKEDLTNTNKEAEVELKALCKDKIGRCLEHYNTLIKRIGQNIVEEEDLTPHHDRAMETTVKRYDREELVGNKEIVQTHKEQLEENIKSDWEDFKQQRSDFLEKKKNEGEECVSEAQTLYNEEMKKVIGVRTYNIDALKGFHDDASDRAKSKIKALKFPKVVQTECFDKLQQLIKTDFSKWEQQNEDLKVDRKRSLEKYVQLECVNAYKQKMKELCGTLYCREDTMVSHHGTAIKHAKVKFDSYDTLPEKYLPNENVVQACLDTLKELCDDEKKIFDGVNTQHKVKCEQMANEKMDEAAAEYNTFMEIKTKYGMDERALRTCHNSCKQKTKRWIENKKSSLTEDVQQLVEEKFEEKMMNIFEEIKNNNQDKIKLANTCFHSDSDFSNAHSGIRDMAHGLEMNDSVVDKLSSQFMKFQTERDNDIELARKLFIIEHTSLMSERKVKYQEVINKYAGFYRGKVNKSKKEAKENIWLAFNIKKKMKADHALNKKEAESNAVSKFPPAGCPSCSWCENSAKTDLSSRIDNLYTKEYDSL comes from the exons ATGGAAGATTTTATGGAAAAAAATCGTTTAAAACCAGAAAAAATCTGTCTGCAGTCTAAAGCAGATCTAAATAGAAAGTTGAATGGCTTATTCAACGCGTTCAAgcaagaaaacaaaaacaaacaa AGAAATCTTCAACAAAAGCAAGAAGAAATTGTTCGTGAAAGCCTGGTTGTCTACAACAAAGAAATGAATCAG gcATGCGAAAGTCTGCCCGATGAGTCTCAACTCGAAGAAAAGCACAAAGAAGCTGAAGAACTTGCCATCGACAAAATTTCACAAGTTAAAGTGGATGAAACTATTCGAGACAATTCAATGACTGTACTATCGACAATGATCGAAGAGCGTTATTTGCACTACAAGAAGACGGCAGCCGACAAAAAG aaATGGGCTGGCAGCAAGTGTGAAGAATACATGGCCAGGATAAAAAGGACTTTCGAGCGCGCAGTGGAATCG aACACCGGTGAACATTCTTGTTCTGCCGCAGATCTGAAGAACTATTTTTTTAAAGCTCAAAAAAAGGCGGAAAATGCTTTTCAGAACATGCAAATAGCTACATCCATGAAAAAATTGTGTGCAGAGAATATGGAAAACGCAATTGAAGATTGGAAGGAAGATTTAACAAACACAAACAAAGAAGCAGAG GTCGAGTTGAAAGCACTTTGCAAAGATAAAATTGGCCGGTGTTTGGAGCATTACAATACGCTCATCAAACGG aTTGGACAAAACATCGTAGAAGAAGAAGATCTCACTCCTCATCACGATAGAGCAATGGAGACAACTGTGAAACGTTACGATCGAGAGGAACTTGTTGGAAACAAAGAAATTGTACAAACACACAAAGAACAGTTGGAGGAAAACATAAAGTCCGACTGGGAGGATTTTAAACAGCAGCGCAGCGATTTTCTG gaaaagaaaaaaaatgaaggaGAAGAATGTGTTTCGGAGGCGCAAACGTTGtataatgaagaaatgaaaaag gttattggtgttagaACGTATAACATCGACGCATTAAAAGGGTTTCACGATGATGCATCTGATAGAGCTAAATCCAAAATCAAAGCATTAAAGTTCCCAAAAGTTGTTCAAACTGAATGCTTCGACAAATTGCAACAATTAATAAAAACCGATTTCTCAAAGTGGGAGCAACAAAATGAAGATTTGAAG GTCGACAGAAAACGAAGTTTGGAAAAATATGTCCAGTTGGAGTGTGTTAATGCATACAAACAGAAAATGAAAGAG CTTTGTGGTACACTTTATTGCCGTGAAGATACGATGGTCTCGCACCATGGAACAGCTATCAAACATGCAAAAGTGAAGTTTGATTCTTACGACACACTTCCCGAGAAGTATCTTCCTAATGAAAATGTAGTCCAAGCCTGCCTAGATACACTGAAGGAACTTTGCGATGatgaaaaaaagatttttgacGGAGTTAACACACAACACAAA GTTAAATGCGAACAGATGGCAAATGAGAAGATGGATGAAGCGGCAGCAGAATACAACACGTTTATGGAAATA aaaacaaaatacggAATGGACGAAAGGGCTCTGAGGACTTGCCACAATAGCtgcaaacaaaaaacaaaacgatGGATAGAAAACAAAAAGTCGTCATTAACGGAGGATGTTCAGCAGCTCGTTGAAGAAAAATTCGAAGAAAAAATGATGAATATATTTGAggaaattaaaaacaataaccaagacaaaata AAGCTTGCAAACACGTGCTTTCACTCGGATTCCGATTTCAGCAACGCTCACTCTGGCATAAGAGATATGGCACACGGGCTCGAAATGAACGATTCTGTTGTGGACAAACTTTCAAGCCAGTTTATGAAATTCCAAACCGAAAGAGATAACGATATAGAACTAGCTCGCAAGTTATTTATCATCGAACATACTTCCTTGATG AGTGAACGCAAAGTAAAGTATCAAGAAGTGATCAACAAGTATGCTGGATTTTACAGAGGAAAAGTCAACAAA TCAAAAAAAGAAGCCAAGGAGAATATTTGGTTggcatttaatataaaaaagaaaatgaaggCCGACCACGCTCTCAATAAAAAAGAAGCAGAAAGTAACGCTGTCTCGAAGTTTCCGCCGGCAGGCTGTCCATCTTGTTCTTGGTGTGAGAACTCAGCAAAAACAGATCTGAGTTCAAGAATTGACAATCTTTACACAAAAGAGTACGACAGTCTTTAA